One genomic region from Dehalobacter restrictus DSM 9455 encodes:
- the spo0A gene encoding sporulation transcription factor Spo0A, producing MSKKVKIIVAEDNRNLCQILQDYISKDDSFELAGVAYNGLEAWDLIQKHDPDLVIMDLVMPNLDGLEVLERINARTSVRKPKVILLTAFGHETLTHQAMVMGVDYFILKPFDLEILGKRIRTLTQDLEITNPPLLQTCSSVTSVGRGVNINVEVTTMMHQLGIPAHVKGYQYIRDAILMVIEDVSLLGAVTKELYPAIAKKYNTAPSRVERGIRHAIELAWERGHMETLKRIFGYSMNIERQKPTNSEFIALLADKLRVMSKVG from the coding sequence ATGTCAAAAAAGGTAAAGATTATTGTAGCAGAGGATAATCGAAATCTATGTCAGATCCTTCAGGATTACATTTCAAAGGATGATAGCTTTGAGCTTGCTGGCGTAGCCTACAATGGACTTGAAGCTTGGGATTTGATTCAAAAACATGACCCGGATCTCGTTATTATGGATCTTGTTATGCCGAATCTTGATGGTTTGGAAGTCCTGGAAAGAATCAATGCCAGAACATCAGTCAGGAAACCCAAAGTCATATTATTAACGGCTTTCGGGCATGAAACACTGACGCATCAGGCCATGGTCATGGGGGTTGATTATTTTATCCTGAAACCATTTGACCTGGAAATTCTGGGAAAACGCATCAGGACGCTGACGCAGGATCTGGAAATCACAAATCCACCGCTGCTGCAGACTTGTTCCTCTGTTACGTCGGTCGGAAGAGGGGTCAATATCAACGTAGAAGTAACGACAATGATGCACCAACTCGGTATTCCAGCTCATGTCAAAGGATATCAATACATCAGGGATGCAATACTCATGGTAATCGAAGATGTTTCTTTACTCGGGGCGGTAACCAAAGAACTGTACCCGGCAATTGCTAAGAAATACAATACGGCTCCCAGCAGGGTGGAAAGAGGCATCAGACATGCCATTGAGCTGGCCTGGGAACGCGGACATATGGAAACGCTGAAGCGGATCTTCGGATATTCGATGAACATAGAACGTCAAAAACCTACTAATTCTGAATTCATTGCACTGCTCGCTGATAAGCTTCGGGTGATGAGTAAGGTTGGATAA
- a CDS encoding ferredoxin, with amino-acid sequence MIAYVEKEACIGCGACPAICPDIFEMDDDGLAVTLQEQVPEVLEESAQEAADGCPTEAIIIS; translated from the coding sequence ATGATTGCCTATGTAGAAAAAGAAGCCTGTATTGGATGCGGAGCATGTCCTGCAATCTGCCCGGACATTTTTGAAATGGATGATGACGGATTGGCTGTGACGCTTCAGGAACAGGTCCCGGAGGTTCTTGAAGAATCAGCGCAGGAAGCAGCCGACGGTTGTCCGACGGAAGCAATTATCATCAGCTGA